A region of the Dickeya chrysanthemi NCPPB 402 genome:
ACAAGAAAGACATTAACGCCGCCAACCTGCGCACACAACCGGAGTACGACTACCTGAAAAATGGCGGTTCGGTCCTGAAAGGCTATCGGGCTGTGCGTCAGGTAGAGGTGACGTTGCGTCAGTTGGACAAGCTCAATGAATTGCTGGATGGTGCGCTCAAATCCGGTCTCAATGAGATTCGGTCGGTGGAACTGGGGGTTGCTAATCCGGATGTTTATCGTGAGCAGGCACGTAAAAAGGCGATAGAGCAGGCGACGTTACAGGCGCAGTCGCTGGCTGCTGGGTTTAATGCCTCGCTGGGGCCGGTCTACAGCATCCGTTATCATGTCGCTAATTACCAACCGGTGCCGGTTGCCCGTATGTTCAAAACGGCTGACATGGTGGCGCAAAGTGAGGTCTCGCAAACCTATGAACAGCGGACGATTCACTTTGACGACCAGGTGGATGTGGTTTTTGAACTGCAGCGAGCGCCCTGATTCGGGCGCAGCGCTGTTCTGCATCAGGACTGACGCAGTACCTGACGTCCGTGTGTGAGCAGGGCGTCGGTGACTTGCCGCATCATCCGGCTTTCCGGCGCGAAGCGATGCCAGTACAGCATACGGCGCTGGAACAGCCCCGGCGTCAGATCGATCAGCTCGCCATTCGCCAGCTCACGTTCGATCTGTAAGTGGGGGATCATACAGCAGGTGGTTCCCTGACGGGCGAGCTGTACGAAGGCTTCTGATGAGTTAACAATGTGGCAGGGCACGCTACCGGGTGGCAGGTCGAAATTCTGCTGCAAAAATGCCTGATGCATATCATCCAGGTGATCGAAAGCCACGACCGGCGCGCGCAGCAGTGCGGAGCGCGTCACACCGTTAGGAAAGTAGCGGTCGGCGAATCCCGGCGAAGCGACGAACAGATAATCCAGCGCACCCAGTTTATCCACCAGACAGCTCGGCAACGGCTGTGGCTGAATACTGACGGCACCCACCACCTCCCCCCGCCGTAAGCGCTCCTGGGTACGGGTTTCGTCTTCGACCTGCAAATTCAACCTGATCGGCGAATCCACCAGTACCGGTTGAAGGGCCGGCAATAGCCAGGTCGCCAGACTGTCGGCGTTGACCGCCAGAGACAGCAAC
Encoded here:
- a CDS encoding oxidative stress defense protein, with product MKLKVLALSALLGLSSMTVQAGNELPGGPHIVTSGTASVDATPDIARLAIEVNVSSKEVSDAKKQVDERVAQYFAFLDKNGIDKKDINAANLRTQPEYDYLKNGGSVLKGYRAVRQVEVTLRQLDKLNELLDGALKSGLNEIRSVELGVANPDVYREQARKKAIEQATLQAQSLAAGFNASLGPVYSIRYHVANYQPVPVARMFKTADMVAQSEVSQTYEQRTIHFDDQVDVVFELQRAP
- a CDS encoding LysR family transcriptional regulator ArgP, with amino-acid sequence MKRPDYRTLQALDAVIRERGFERAAQKLCITQSAVSQRIKQLENLFGQPLLVRTIPPRPTEQGQKLLALLHQVELLEEEWLGNENSNETPLLLSLAVNADSLATWLLPALQPVLVDSPIRLNLQVEDETRTQERLRRGEVVGAVSIQPQPLPSCLVDKLGALDYLFVASPGFADRYFPNGVTRSALLRAPVVAFDHLDDMHQAFLQQNFDLPPGSVPCHIVNSSEAFVQLARQGTTCCMIPHLQIERELANGELIDLTPGLFQRRMLYWHRFAPESRMMRQVTDALLTHGRQVLRQS